From a region of the Vicugna pacos chromosome 35, VicPac4, whole genome shotgun sequence genome:
- the CCNY gene encoding cyclin-Y isoform X4, which yields MVAGCAAARSSTDLNMEFNPSDHPRASTIFLSKSQTDVREKRKSLFINHHPPGQTARKCSSCSTIFLDDSTVSRPDLKCTVKCVALAIYYHIKNRDPDGRMLLDIFDENLHPLSKSEVPPDYDKHNPEQKQIYRFVRTLFSAAQLTAECAIVTLVYLERLLTYAEIDICPANWKRIVLGAILLASKVWDDQAVWNVDYCQILKDITVEDMNELERQFLELLQFNINVPSSVYAKYYFDLRSLAEANNLSFPLEPLSRERAHKLEAISRLCEDKYKDLRRPTRKRSASADNLTLPRWSPAIIS from the exons atttgaacatggaattcaaccCTTCAGACCACCCTCGGGCCAGCACAATATTCCTCAGTAAATCTCAGACGGATG TGAGAGAAAAACGGAAGAGTCTCTTCATCAACCAC CACCCTCCAGGACAGACGGCGAGGAAGTGCAGCTCCTGCTCCACCATCTTTCTGGACGACAGCACAGTCAGCCGGCCGGACCTCAAGTGCACAGTCAAGTG TGTAGCTCTCGCAATATATTACCACATCAAAAACAG GGACCCAGATGGACGGATGCTCTTGGATATTTTCGATGAAAACCTTCACCCTCTTTCG AAATCCGAAGTGCCACCAGATTACGACAAACACAACCCCGAGCAGAAGCAGATTTACCGGTTTGTTCGGACACTGTTCAGCGCTGCCCAGCTGACCGCGGAGTGCGCCATAGTTACCCTG GTTTACCTCGAGAGGCTTCTGACCTATGCAGAAATCGACATCTGTCCGGCCAACTGGAAGCGGATTGTCCTGGGGGCCATCCTGCTGGCCTCAAAGGTGTGGGATGACCAGGCAGTGTGGAACGTGGACTACTGCCAGATCCTCAAGGACATCACGGTGGAGGACAT GAATGAGCTGGAGCGGCAGTTCCTCGAGTTGCTCCAGTTCAACATCAACGTCCCCTCCAGCGTTTATGCCAAGTATTACTTTGACCTTCGTTCTCTGGCCGAAGCCAACAACCTGAGCTTCCCCTTGGAGCCCCTGAGCCGGGAGAGGGCCCACAAGCTCGAG GCCATCTCTCGCCTGTGCGAGGACAAGTACAAGGACCTGCGGAGGCCCACGAGGAAGCGGTCAGCGAGTGCTGACAATCTGACTCTGCCCCGGTGGTCCCCGGCCATCATCTCCTAA
- the CCNY gene encoding cyclin-Y isoform X3, giving the protein MFAIYSGDFRKSQKYLNMEFNPSDHPRASTIFLSKSQTDASFVFTVREKRKSLFINHHPPGQTARKCSSCSTIFLDDSTVSRPDLKCTVKCVALAIYYHIKNRDPDGRMLLDIFDENLHPLSKSEVPPDYDKHNPEQKQIYRFVRTLFSAAQLTAECAIVTLVYLERLLTYAEIDICPANWKRIVLGAILLASKVWDDQAVWNVDYCQILKDITVEDMNELERQFLELLQFNINVPSSVYAKYYFDLRSLAEANNLSFPLEPLSRERAHKLEAISRLCEDKYKDLRRPTRKRSASADNLTLPRWSPAIIS; this is encoded by the exons atttgaacatggaattcaaccCTTCAGACCACCCTCGGGCCAGCACAATATTCCTCAGTAAATCTCAGACGGATG CATCTTTTGTTTTCACAGTGAGAGAAAAACGGAAGAGTCTCTTCATCAACCAC CACCCTCCAGGACAGACGGCGAGGAAGTGCAGCTCCTGCTCCACCATCTTTCTGGACGACAGCACAGTCAGCCGGCCGGACCTCAAGTGCACAGTCAAGTG TGTAGCTCTCGCAATATATTACCACATCAAAAACAG GGACCCAGATGGACGGATGCTCTTGGATATTTTCGATGAAAACCTTCACCCTCTTTCG AAATCCGAAGTGCCACCAGATTACGACAAACACAACCCCGAGCAGAAGCAGATTTACCGGTTTGTTCGGACACTGTTCAGCGCTGCCCAGCTGACCGCGGAGTGCGCCATAGTTACCCTG GTTTACCTCGAGAGGCTTCTGACCTATGCAGAAATCGACATCTGTCCGGCCAACTGGAAGCGGATTGTCCTGGGGGCCATCCTGCTGGCCTCAAAGGTGTGGGATGACCAGGCAGTGTGGAACGTGGACTACTGCCAGATCCTCAAGGACATCACGGTGGAGGACAT GAATGAGCTGGAGCGGCAGTTCCTCGAGTTGCTCCAGTTCAACATCAACGTCCCCTCCAGCGTTTATGCCAAGTATTACTTTGACCTTCGTTCTCTGGCCGAAGCCAACAACCTGAGCTTCCCCTTGGAGCCCCTGAGCCGGGAGAGGGCCCACAAGCTCGAG GCCATCTCTCGCCTGTGCGAGGACAAGTACAAGGACCTGCGGAGGCCCACGAGGAAGCGGTCAGCGAGTGCTGACAATCTGACTCTGCCCCGGTGGTCCCCGGCCATCATCTCCTAA
- the CCNY gene encoding cyclin-Y isoform X5 yields MFAIYSGDFRKSQKYLNMEFNPSDHPRASTIFLSKSQTDVREKRKSLFINHHPPGQTARKCSSCSTIFLDDSTVSRPDLKCTVKCVALAIYYHIKNRDPDGRMLLDIFDENLHPLSKSEVPPDYDKHNPEQKQIYRFVRTLFSAAQLTAECAIVTLVYLERLLTYAEIDICPANWKRIVLGAILLASKVWDDQAVWNVDYCQILKDITVEDMNELERQFLELLQFNINVPSSVYAKYYFDLRSLAEANNLSFPLEPLSRERAHKLEAISRLCEDKYKDLRRPTRKRSASADNLTLPRWSPAIIS; encoded by the exons atttgaacatggaattcaaccCTTCAGACCACCCTCGGGCCAGCACAATATTCCTCAGTAAATCTCAGACGGATG TGAGAGAAAAACGGAAGAGTCTCTTCATCAACCAC CACCCTCCAGGACAGACGGCGAGGAAGTGCAGCTCCTGCTCCACCATCTTTCTGGACGACAGCACAGTCAGCCGGCCGGACCTCAAGTGCACAGTCAAGTG TGTAGCTCTCGCAATATATTACCACATCAAAAACAG GGACCCAGATGGACGGATGCTCTTGGATATTTTCGATGAAAACCTTCACCCTCTTTCG AAATCCGAAGTGCCACCAGATTACGACAAACACAACCCCGAGCAGAAGCAGATTTACCGGTTTGTTCGGACACTGTTCAGCGCTGCCCAGCTGACCGCGGAGTGCGCCATAGTTACCCTG GTTTACCTCGAGAGGCTTCTGACCTATGCAGAAATCGACATCTGTCCGGCCAACTGGAAGCGGATTGTCCTGGGGGCCATCCTGCTGGCCTCAAAGGTGTGGGATGACCAGGCAGTGTGGAACGTGGACTACTGCCAGATCCTCAAGGACATCACGGTGGAGGACAT GAATGAGCTGGAGCGGCAGTTCCTCGAGTTGCTCCAGTTCAACATCAACGTCCCCTCCAGCGTTTATGCCAAGTATTACTTTGACCTTCGTTCTCTGGCCGAAGCCAACAACCTGAGCTTCCCCTTGGAGCCCCTGAGCCGGGAGAGGGCCCACAAGCTCGAG GCCATCTCTCGCCTGTGCGAGGACAAGTACAAGGACCTGCGGAGGCCCACGAGGAAGCGGTCAGCGAGTGCTGACAATCTGACTCTGCCCCGGTGGTCCCCGGCCATCATCTCCTAA
- the CCNY gene encoding cyclin-Y isoform X7 — translation MEFNPSDHPRASTIFLSKSQTDVREKRKSLFINHHPPGQTARKCSSCSTIFLDDSTVSRPDLKCTVKCVALAIYYHIKNRDPDGRMLLDIFDENLHPLSKSEVPPDYDKHNPEQKQIYRFVRTLFSAAQLTAECAIVTLVYLERLLTYAEIDICPANWKRIVLGAILLASKVWDDQAVWNVDYCQILKDITVEDMNELERQFLELLQFNINVPSSVYAKYYFDLRSLAEANNLSFPLEPLSRERAHKLEAISRLCEDKYKDLRRPTRKRSASADNLTLPRWSPAIIS, via the exons atggaattcaaccCTTCAGACCACCCTCGGGCCAGCACAATATTCCTCAGTAAATCTCAGACGGATG TGAGAGAAAAACGGAAGAGTCTCTTCATCAACCAC CACCCTCCAGGACAGACGGCGAGGAAGTGCAGCTCCTGCTCCACCATCTTTCTGGACGACAGCACAGTCAGCCGGCCGGACCTCAAGTGCACAGTCAAGTG TGTAGCTCTCGCAATATATTACCACATCAAAAACAG GGACCCAGATGGACGGATGCTCTTGGATATTTTCGATGAAAACCTTCACCCTCTTTCG AAATCCGAAGTGCCACCAGATTACGACAAACACAACCCCGAGCAGAAGCAGATTTACCGGTTTGTTCGGACACTGTTCAGCGCTGCCCAGCTGACCGCGGAGTGCGCCATAGTTACCCTG GTTTACCTCGAGAGGCTTCTGACCTATGCAGAAATCGACATCTGTCCGGCCAACTGGAAGCGGATTGTCCTGGGGGCCATCCTGCTGGCCTCAAAGGTGTGGGATGACCAGGCAGTGTGGAACGTGGACTACTGCCAGATCCTCAAGGACATCACGGTGGAGGACAT GAATGAGCTGGAGCGGCAGTTCCTCGAGTTGCTCCAGTTCAACATCAACGTCCCCTCCAGCGTTTATGCCAAGTATTACTTTGACCTTCGTTCTCTGGCCGAAGCCAACAACCTGAGCTTCCCCTTGGAGCCCCTGAGCCGGGAGAGGGCCCACAAGCTCGAG GCCATCTCTCGCCTGTGCGAGGACAAGTACAAGGACCTGCGGAGGCCCACGAGGAAGCGGTCAGCGAGTGCTGACAATCTGACTCTGCCCCGGTGGTCCCCGGCCATCATCTCCTAA
- the CCNY gene encoding cyclin-Y isoform X6, whose translation MEFNPSDHPRASTIFLSKSQTDASFVFTVREKRKSLFINHHPPGQTARKCSSCSTIFLDDSTVSRPDLKCTVKCVALAIYYHIKNRDPDGRMLLDIFDENLHPLSKSEVPPDYDKHNPEQKQIYRFVRTLFSAAQLTAECAIVTLVYLERLLTYAEIDICPANWKRIVLGAILLASKVWDDQAVWNVDYCQILKDITVEDMNELERQFLELLQFNINVPSSVYAKYYFDLRSLAEANNLSFPLEPLSRERAHKLEAISRLCEDKYKDLRRPTRKRSASADNLTLPRWSPAIIS comes from the exons atggaattcaaccCTTCAGACCACCCTCGGGCCAGCACAATATTCCTCAGTAAATCTCAGACGGATG CATCTTTTGTTTTCACAGTGAGAGAAAAACGGAAGAGTCTCTTCATCAACCAC CACCCTCCAGGACAGACGGCGAGGAAGTGCAGCTCCTGCTCCACCATCTTTCTGGACGACAGCACAGTCAGCCGGCCGGACCTCAAGTGCACAGTCAAGTG TGTAGCTCTCGCAATATATTACCACATCAAAAACAG GGACCCAGATGGACGGATGCTCTTGGATATTTTCGATGAAAACCTTCACCCTCTTTCG AAATCCGAAGTGCCACCAGATTACGACAAACACAACCCCGAGCAGAAGCAGATTTACCGGTTTGTTCGGACACTGTTCAGCGCTGCCCAGCTGACCGCGGAGTGCGCCATAGTTACCCTG GTTTACCTCGAGAGGCTTCTGACCTATGCAGAAATCGACATCTGTCCGGCCAACTGGAAGCGGATTGTCCTGGGGGCCATCCTGCTGGCCTCAAAGGTGTGGGATGACCAGGCAGTGTGGAACGTGGACTACTGCCAGATCCTCAAGGACATCACGGTGGAGGACAT GAATGAGCTGGAGCGGCAGTTCCTCGAGTTGCTCCAGTTCAACATCAACGTCCCCTCCAGCGTTTATGCCAAGTATTACTTTGACCTTCGTTCTCTGGCCGAAGCCAACAACCTGAGCTTCCCCTTGGAGCCCCTGAGCCGGGAGAGGGCCCACAAGCTCGAG GCCATCTCTCGCCTGTGCGAGGACAAGTACAAGGACCTGCGGAGGCCCACGAGGAAGCGGTCAGCGAGTGCTGACAATCTGACTCTGCCCCGGTGGTCCCCGGCCATCATCTCCTAA